Below is a window of Terriglobales bacterium DNA.
CGGTCGCCGCTCAAGGGCATGTACCAGATGTCGGTGGCAGTGTCCTTTCCGTCGCGAGTGAAGGCCAAATACTTGCCGTCTCCGGAAATGCTCGGGTCATCTCCCTCCCCCAGGTACTGGGCGCTGCCGGTGCCATCGGCGGCTTTTACGGCCAAGCCGTGATTGACGTTGACGTAGAAGACCCGGTCTCCCTGGGGTGACCAGACCGGGACGGTATCGGGCGCGGGATCGAAGGTGAGGCGGGTACGGGTGTTGCGCTTGAGGTCGAAAATCCAGACGTCGACATTCTGATTGACGCGGGCAACGGCAGCGACGCGCGTGCCGTCAGGAGAAACCCGGGGAAGGCCAAGGTAAATCTGGGTCTGGTTGCCCACGGCCTGGGTCTTGCCATCCATGCTGACCCAAACAAGTTCCTCCAAGCCGGTGGAACCTCCGCCGATACAGGTCAAGGTGCCTTCCCGCGAAAGGCTGGGGAAGGTGGCGCCGGACAGGACCAGGAAAGGATCTCCTGTGGCCTTGAGGCTGGCGAGAGAAAAGGGCAGGGCCCAGACGCCGGAGTTCACTCCGGTGCGACTGAAGAGGATGTGGCCGGTAGGCGAGTAGGAAGGCTGCCATAGCGGGTCGCCCTTGAATTGGACCAGAACGGTGCGCTGGTTACCGGTGATCAGGGCCAGGGTGTCGGGAGGGCTGTTCGCGCGATGAAGGACGGCGAGAATCCCCTTGCCGCCGGGCAGAACGAAGGGCTCATGGATATCGTTCTCGTCGGCTGCGAGAGGCACGAAGATGCGAGGGTCGCCGCCGCGATCGGAAACGGAGAACAGGCCGGTGTTGCCGCGGGAGTAGAGGATGGTGCCATCCTCCCCCCAGAAGGCTCCAGCGCCACCGGTGAACTCGACGCCGACGTTGGCGATGGCAGTAGCCCCGCCGCCACTGACGGGAACCTTCCAGAGTTTCCCCTCCAGCAAGTAGCCCAGGAAAGCGCTATCGGGCGACCAGAAGGGGTGAGTAGCGCCGGCAGTACCCGGAATGGCGCGGGGCTCCAGCTTGTCCAGTTCGCGAACCCAGAGCTGACTCTCCGCAACGTAGGCGATGACGCGACCGTCGGGCGAGATGGCGGGAGGAAAAGGAAGGCTGGAACCCTCGATCACAATCTCGAATTTGCGCAACGGAGGAGACGCCACAGGCTTCAGCGTCCAAGCGACGAAGGCGCTGGCGGCGGCGAGCACAACGGCCGTTGCAAGCCACAGGGCACGGGAGCGAAGAGTGGAGACGGGCGCAGCGGGAACGGAAGCGGCAGGGGCTTCGGAAGCGGCGGCACTGGGGTCGGCGAGGGCGATGCGGGCTTCGCCGATGTCGCGCAGACGGAGTTTCGGGTCTTTCTCCAGGCAGCGACGCAGCAGGCGCAAGAGCGCGGGCGGCGTAGAGTCGGGCAGACGGCTCCATTCGGGATCGAGCTTGAGGATGGAAGCCATGGTGTCCGAAACGGTCTCGCCGGAGAAGGCCTGGCGGCCCGCAAGCATCTCGAAGAGGACGCAGCCGAAGGCGAAGATGTCGGTGCGCTTGTCCACTTCGCGGCCGCGGGCCTGCTCAGGACTCATGTAAGCCGCGGTGCCCATGACCACGCCCAGGCGCGTGGCGGGCGTGGTGAGCGTGGGCGAACGCGAAAGGTCGGTGATGGCGGCCTCGCTCTCGAACATCTTGGCGAGGCCGAAGTCGAGCACCTTGACCGTGCCCGCGGGCGTGACCTTGATGTTGCCGGGCTTGAGATCGCGATGGACGATGCCGCGCTCGTGGGCGGACTCCAGAGCTTCGGCCACCTGGCGGGCGATGTCCAGTACCTCTTCCATAGCCAGCGGACCGCGGCGGATGCGCTCGAGCAGCGTCTCGCCCTCGA
It encodes the following:
- a CDS encoding protein kinase yields the protein MQIDVSPTRIYDGLHFGGWLLLTGRVISHFTVSEKLGAGGMGEVYRARDSRLGREVALKVLPEAFALDPDRMARFEREAHLLASLNHPNIAAIYGIEDAEGVRCLVLELVEGETLLERIRRGPLAMEEVLDIARQVAEALESAHERGIVHRDLKPGNIKVTPAGTVKVLDFGLAKMFESEAAITDLSRSPTLTTPATRLGVVMGTAAYMSPEQARGREVDKRTDIFAFGCVLFEMLAGRQAFSGETVSDTMASILKLDPEWSRLPDSTPPALLRLLRRCLEKDPKLRLRDIGEARIALADPSAAASEAPAASVPAAPVSTLRSRALWLATAVVLAAASAFVAWTLKPVASPPLRKFEIVIEGSSLPFPPAISPDGRVIAYVAESQLWVRELDKLEPRAIPGTAGATHPFWSPDSAFLGYLLEGKLWKVPVSGGGATAIANVGVEFTGGAGAFWGEDGTILYSRGNTGLFSVSDRGGDPRIFVPLAADENDIHEPFVLPGGKGILAVLHRANSPPDTLALITGNQRTVLVQFKGDPLWQPSYSPTGHILFSRTGVNSGVWALPFSLASLKATGDPFLVLSGATFPSLSREGTLTCIGGGSTGLEELVWVSMDGKTQAVGNQTQIYLGLPRVSPDGTRVAAVARVNQNVDVWIFDLKRNTRTRLTFDPAPDTVPVWSPQGDRVFYVNVNHGLAVKAADGTGSAQYLGEGDDPSISGDGKYLAFTRDGKDTATDIWYMPLSGDRQPVSLLATPAREFQPQLSPDGRYLAYVSDESGATQVYLTRFPSGEGKWQVSASSGAIPRWSPKGDKLFYRSGARQMTEVSVSTLGNAPSLGAPRVLFSADTAGVQFEGPFQFDVSPDGRRFLMVREASQAAKRIAITVVQNWFTEFKDRK